In Eublepharis macularius isolate TG4126 chromosome 4, MPM_Emac_v1.0, whole genome shotgun sequence, the following are encoded in one genomic region:
- the KCNJ2 gene encoding inward rectifier potassium channel 2, which produces MGSVRTNRYSIVSSEEDGMKLATMAVANGFGNGKSKVHTRQQCRSRFVKKDGHCNVQFINVGEKGQRYLADIFTTCVDIRWRWMLLIFCLAFILSWLFFGCVFWLIALLHGDLERTERLCVSEVRSFTAAFLFSIETQTTIGYGFRCVTDECPIAVFMVVFQSIVGCIIDAFIIGAVMAKMAKPKKRNETLIFSHNAVIAMRDGKLCLMWRVGNLRKSHLVEAHVRAQLLKSRITTEGEYIPLDQIDINVGFDSGIDRIFLVSPITIVHEIDEESPLYDLSKQDMDNTDFEIVVILEGMVEATAMTTQCRSSYLANEILWGHRYEPVLFEEKNYYKVDYSRFHKTYEVPNTPLCSARDLAEKKYILSNANSFCYENEVALAGKEEDDSDNGVPESTSTDTHPDMDHHSQTGVPLEPRPLRRESEI; this is translated from the coding sequence ATGGGCAGCGTGCGAACCAACCGCTACAGCATAGTTTCCTCAGAGGAGGACGGCATGAAGCTGGCGACAATGGCTGTTGCCAATGGCTTTGGCAACGGGAAGAGCAAGGTACACACCAGGCAGCAGTGCAGAAGCCGGTTTGTCAAGAAAGACGGCCACTGCAACGTCCAGTTCATTAATGTGGGTGAAAAAGGACAACGTTACCTAGCAGACATCTTCACCACCTGTGTGGACATTCGCTGGAGGTGGATGCTACTTATCTTCTGTCTTGCTTTCATCCTCTCATGGCTGTTTTTTGGTTGTGTGTTTTGGTTGATTGCCCTATTGCATGGGGACCTGGAAAGAACAGAAAGACTTTGTGTCTCCGAAGTGCGCAGCTTCACTGCAGCCTTCCTTTTCTCCATTGAAACACAGACAACAATTGGCTATGGCTTTAGGTGTGTCACAGACGAGTGCCCCATCGCCGTCTTCATGGTGGTTTTCCAGTCAATCGTTGGTTGCATCATTGATGCCTTCATCATTGGTGCCGTCATGGCTAAGATGGCTAAACCGAAAAAGAGAAACGAAACTCTCATCTTCAGCCACAATGCTGTCATCGCCATGCGGGACGGGAAACTGTGCTTGATGTGGCGGGTTGGAAATCTGCGCAAAAGCCACTTGGTGGAAGCACACGTTAGAGCGCAACTCCTCAAATCTCGGATCACCACGGAAGGAGAATACATCCCTCTAGATCAAATAGACATCAACGTTGGGTTCGACAGTGGGATAGATCGCATATTTTTGGTCTCGCCCATTACAATCGTACATGAAATAGACGAGGAGAGCCCTTTGTATGACTTAAGTAAGCAGGATATGGACAACACAGACTTTGAAATTGTAGTAATATTAGAAGGCATGGTGGAAGCCACTGCCATGACCACGCAGTGCCGTAGCTCATATCTGGCAAACGAAATCCTCTGGGGCCACCGTTATGAGCCTGTACTGTTTGAAGAGAAAAACTACTATAAAGTGGACTACTCTAGGTTCCACAAAACATATGAAGTGCCGAACACGCCCCTTTGTAGTGCCAGAGACTTAGCGGAAAAGAAATACATCCTTTCTAATGCAAATTCATTTTGCTATGAGAATGAAGTGGCTCTGGCCGGCAAAGAAGAAGATGATAGTGACAATGGGGTGCCGGAGAGCACGAGTACGGACACCCATCCAGACATGGACCATCACAGCCAAACAGGGGTGCCCCTAGAACCTAGGCCTTTGAGGCGAGAATCTGAAATATGA